From one Gossypium hirsutum isolate 1008001.06 chromosome D08, Gossypium_hirsutum_v2.1, whole genome shotgun sequence genomic stretch:
- the LOC107906880 gene encoding uncharacterized protein, giving the protein MDGFGNPHGVNKLNRTAMASSHQKLWVELHFVIPIDRTPWTVIGDFNVLLYSSEKKGVRTIGKGCPLFNDFLEVSNLQDLGFKRPPFTWYRGGLSKRLDRAIRNDSWLRTFPNYSVIHLSKIKSDHRRLFLSLNPKVILPKGRPFSFTDNIKVWNNSIDGIIGVQKKYLMQRFGKIWNASFMSFFGNKKLGAVSICTKALPPSSFPKLSCDDEVFLRTVILDEEIKLAMFDMASLKAPGSDGFHALFFQSQWELVQNPEGFAQFRPISLCSVLYKLVIKIIANRFKEHQFFYKFRRLVPHSTVQSLESGFVFGVPLFYDRVTISSLKFVVDKVKSRLQSWDARQLSLADRATLAQSVLLTISTYFMQSLKIPQDICDEIESIVRQFI; this is encoded by the exons atggacggttttggaAACCCTCATGGTGTGAACAagctgaaccgaacagccatg GCGAGCTCACATCAGAAACTTTGGGTGGAACTTCATTTTGTCATCCCTATAGATCGTACTCCTTGGACGGTTATtggtgattttaatgttttactTTATTCGAGTGAAAAGAAGGGAGTGAGAACTATTGGGAAAGGATGCCCTCTCTTTAATGATTTTCTTGAAGTGTCTAATTTGCAGGATTTAGGTTTCAAGAGGCCTCCATTCACTTGGTATCGTGGTGGGCTTTCTAAGAGATTGGATAGAGCTATTAGAAATGATTCTTGGTTAAGAACTTTTCCAAATTACTCAGTCATTCATCTCTCGAAAATCAAGTCGGATCACAGACGTTTGTTTTTATCACTTAATCCGAAAGTTATCTTGCCCAAAGGTCGTCCCTTCAG TTTTACCGATAATATTAAAGTTTGGAATAATTCTATTGATGGTATTATTGGAGTCCAAAAGAAGTATTTGATGCAGAG ATTTGGGAAGATTTGGAATGCGTCCTTCATGAGCTTCTTTGGAAATAAAAAGCTAGGTGCG GTATCGATTTGTACGAAAGCATTACCCCCTAGCTCCTTTCCAAAGCTTAGCTGTGATGATGAGGTTTTCTTGAGGACAGTTATTCTTGATGAAGAGATAAAATTGGCTATGTTTGATATGGCATCTCTAAAAGCACCTGGGAGCGATGGTTTTCACGCTCTTTTCTTTCAAAGTCAATGGGAGTTG GTCCAAAATCCTGAGGGGTTCGCACAATTTCGTCCAATAAGCTTGTGTTCAGTTCTTTACAAGCTGGTTATAAAGATTATTGCTAACAGGTTTAAAG AGCATCAGTTCTTCTATAAGTTCAGGCGTTTGGTCCCCCATTCGACTGTCCAG AGTCTTGAATCTGGGTTCGTATTTGGGGTTCCTCTCTTTTACGATAGGGTTACTATCAGTTCACTAAAATTTGTTGTGGACAAAGTCAAATCGAGGCTACAAAGTTGGGATGCAAGGCAATTGTCTTTAGCCGACAGGGCTACATTAGCTCAATCAGTTCTTCTTACAATCTCTACCTACTTTATGCAATCCTTAAAGATCCCGCAAGACATTTGTGATGAGATTGAGAGCATTGTCAGACAATTTATATAG